A DNA window from Candidatus Methylacidiphilales bacterium contains the following coding sequences:
- a CDS encoding DegT/DnrJ/EryC1/StrS family aminotransferase, translating to MQTPVPYFSLTEQTNSLRKELMAAFNRCLDTNAYCLGPEVDAFEKEFAAWNNSAHTIAVNSGTSALHLGLLLLGVAPGDEVITTPFTFASTSWAISYAGARPVYVDIEPETYNIDPSKIEAAITSKTKAILPVHLYGHPCELEPLQKIARKHKLGILEDAAQAHGAHYQGGKVGNFGECGAFSFYPTKNLGALGEGGMLTTSDPKMAERARALRNHGSYRRYYYDEIGYNYRMEGIQGAALRIKLKHLDENNRRRGELATLYTQQISGLPIVLPRVKHGVESAWHLYVIRSPRRDELAAHLNQNGIGTAIHYPVPLHLQQCYAFLGHKPGDFPVAEQVARECLALPFYPEMASEQVKQVCEAIRTFR from the coding sequence ATGCAAACACCCGTACCTTACTTCTCACTCACGGAGCAAACCAACTCCCTCCGCAAAGAACTCATGGCCGCCTTCAACCGTTGCCTCGACACCAACGCCTACTGCCTCGGCCCGGAAGTCGATGCCTTTGAAAAGGAGTTCGCCGCCTGGAACAACTCCGCCCACACCATCGCCGTCAACAGCGGCACCTCGGCCCTGCACCTCGGCCTGCTCCTGCTCGGGGTCGCTCCCGGCGACGAGGTCATCACAACTCCGTTTACCTTCGCCTCCACAAGTTGGGCCATTTCCTATGCCGGGGCCAGACCGGTCTATGTCGATATCGAGCCGGAAACCTACAACATCGATCCGTCCAAAATCGAGGCCGCCATCACTTCCAAAACCAAGGCCATTCTGCCGGTACATCTTTATGGCCATCCCTGCGAACTGGAGCCGCTGCAAAAAATTGCACGCAAGCATAAGCTGGGGATCCTTGAGGACGCCGCACAGGCGCACGGAGCGCATTATCAGGGCGGCAAAGTCGGCAACTTCGGCGAGTGCGGCGCTTTCAGTTTTTATCCGACAAAAAATTTGGGCGCCCTGGGGGAAGGCGGGATGCTGACAACCTCCGACCCCAAAATGGCGGAGCGGGCCCGGGCCCTGCGCAACCACGGTTCCTACCGGCGCTATTACTACGACGAGATTGGGTACAATTACCGGATGGAAGGCATCCAGGGTGCGGCACTGCGGATCAAACTGAAACATCTGGATGAAAACAACCGCCGGCGAGGCGAACTTGCAACTCTCTACACCCAACAGATTTCAGGCCTGCCGATTGTCCTGCCGCGGGTCAAACACGGCGTGGAAAGCGCCTGGCATTTGTACGTCATCCGCAGCCCCCGGCGCGACGAACTGGCCGCCCATCTCAATCAAAATGGCATCGGCACCGCCATCCATTACCCGGTCCCGCTGCATCTGCAGCAGTGCTATGCCTTTCTCGGCCACAAACCCGGCGACTTCCCCGTGGCCGAGCAGGTCGCCCGCGAATGCCTTGCACTGCCGTTTTATCCGGAGATGGCATCGGAACAAGTGAAGCAGGTTTGCGAAGCTATCCGGACCTTTCGTTGA
- a CDS encoding radical SAM protein has translation MSEAPMVEPQLTVNEIYKSIQGESTFAGLPCVFVRLTFCDLRCSWCDTAYAFYEGKKMTLDAICDRVETFKCPLVELTGGEPLLQPGSIPLMKELCDRGYRVLLETGGHRDISPVDPRVVRIIDLKCPDSGMSDKNKWENIPCLTQNDEVKCVIASRGDYEWAREKVLAHGLCEKVRAVLFSAVFGKIEPRQIVEWILEDRLPVRFQLQMHKFIWAPTQKGV, from the coding sequence ATGTCCGAAGCGCCGATGGTCGAACCCCAGCTTACCGTCAACGAAATTTACAAGAGCATCCAGGGCGAGAGCACCTTTGCCGGTCTGCCCTGTGTTTTTGTCAGGCTCACCTTTTGCGATCTGCGCTGCAGTTGGTGCGACACGGCGTATGCGTTTTACGAGGGCAAAAAAATGACGCTGGATGCCATTTGTGATCGGGTTGAAACATTCAAGTGTCCGCTGGTGGAACTGACCGGGGGTGAGCCTCTGCTGCAGCCCGGATCGATTCCACTGATGAAGGAGTTATGCGACCGCGGGTACCGGGTGCTGCTCGAGACCGGCGGGCACCGGGATATTTCACCGGTGGATCCGCGGGTGGTCCGGATCATAGATTTGAAATGCCCCGACAGCGGGATGAGCGATAAAAACAAATGGGAAAATATCCCGTGTCTGACGCAAAACGACGAGGTGAAGTGCGTTATTGCCTCGCGTGGCGATTACGAGTGGGCGCGGGAAAAAGTGCTGGCGCACGGCCTGTGCGAGAAAGTGCGGGCGGTGTTGTTTTCCGCGGTGTTTGGGAAGATTGAGCCGCGGCAGATTGTGGAATGGATCTTGGAGGACAGGCTGCCGGTTCGGTTCCAGCTCCAGATGCACAAGTTCATCTGGGCGCCGACGCAGAAAGGCGTTTAA
- a CDS encoding DegQ family serine endoprotease encodes MNPVASCRLILPIIAFALIWTCPARADNPDWWPFGKKEEKKTAEIVVNQAPLSRDTKLTTSFSTIVKQVAPSVVTIKTSKTVKLSAQSIPPMMEPFLRRFFGAPDDEDSNGPQQPVPRQKQQGLGSGVIISKDGYILTNNHVVEGVDEILVDLPIAKDGEYKATVIGTDPKTDLAILKIDAKDLPAATLGDSSKLEVGDIVLAIGNPFGIGQTVTMGIVSALGRKISDRMAMDENSERRDLYEDFIQTDAAINRGNSGGALIDAEGRVVGINAAIISPSGGNLGIGFAIPINMARFVMEQIIKNGKVSRGYLGIEIQELTPDLAETYGLKSSAGALVAGVNPGTGADKAGLKKDDIITELNGKAVDDAAGLRLMVAPLPPGSIVKIKYLRDGKEYNVDVKLSELPDKLSALNDTGSETPPDATSGALVPGVTIQNLTTEFRQQLNAPKDVKGVVVTNIDPNSSASEGGLRRGAIISEINGKPVANVKEALDAAKQVKTKVLRLYVWEGGNYHYVPLRKSE; translated from the coding sequence ATGAATCCTGTTGCTTCCTGCCGTCTCATCCTTCCTATAATCGCGTTTGCGCTGATCTGGACCTGTCCCGCCCGCGCCGACAACCCCGACTGGTGGCCTTTCGGTAAAAAGGAAGAAAAGAAAACTGCGGAAATTGTTGTCAACCAGGCGCCGCTTTCCCGCGACACCAAGCTCACCACCAGTTTTTCAACCATCGTCAAGCAGGTTGCGCCCAGCGTGGTGACCATCAAGACCAGCAAAACGGTCAAACTCAGCGCCCAAAGCATCCCTCCCATGATGGAGCCGTTCCTCCGCCGTTTTTTCGGAGCTCCGGATGATGAGGATTCAAATGGCCCGCAACAGCCCGTTCCGAGGCAGAAACAGCAAGGCCTGGGTTCCGGCGTCATCATTTCAAAAGACGGTTATATCCTGACCAACAACCATGTCGTGGAAGGCGTGGATGAAATCCTGGTCGATCTGCCCATCGCCAAGGACGGGGAATACAAAGCCACCGTCATCGGCACCGACCCCAAGACCGACCTCGCCATATTGAAAATCGACGCCAAAGACCTTCCGGCCGCCACGCTTGGCGACAGCAGTAAGTTGGAGGTTGGAGACATTGTGCTGGCCATCGGCAACCCCTTCGGCATCGGCCAAACCGTCACCATGGGCATTGTCAGCGCGCTGGGCCGGAAAATCAGCGACCGCATGGCAATGGACGAAAACAGTGAAAGGCGCGACCTTTACGAAGACTTCATCCAGACCGACGCCGCCATCAACCGCGGAAATTCCGGCGGAGCGCTCATTGACGCGGAAGGCCGGGTGGTGGGCATCAACGCCGCGATTATCAGCCCGTCCGGTGGAAATCTCGGCATCGGGTTTGCCATTCCCATCAACATGGCCCGTTTTGTGATGGAACAGATCATCAAAAACGGGAAGGTGAGCCGCGGTTACCTGGGTATTGAAATCCAGGAACTGACCCCTGATCTCGCCGAAACCTACGGCCTGAAATCCAGCGCGGGCGCGCTGGTCGCCGGTGTGAACCCAGGTACGGGCGCGGACAAGGCCGGCCTGAAAAAAGATGATATTATTACGGAGCTCAACGGCAAAGCTGTCGATGACGCCGCCGGCCTCCGCCTCATGGTCGCTCCGCTGCCTCCCGGAAGCATCGTAAAAATCAAATACCTGCGCGACGGGAAGGAATACAACGTCGATGTCAAACTCTCGGAACTGCCTGACAAGTTATCGGCATTGAATGATACGGGATCGGAAACCCCGCCGGACGCCACGTCGGGCGCCCTCGTTCCGGGCGTGACGATCCAAAACCTGACAACTGAATTTCGCCAACAATTGAACGCCCCCAAGGATGTCAAAGGCGTGGTCGTGACAAACATCGACCCCAACTCCTCCGCCTCCGAGGGCGGGCTCCGCAGGGGGGCCATTATTTCGGAAATCAACGGAAAGCCCGTCGCCAACGTCAAGGAAGCCCTCGACGCCGCAAAACAGGTCAAAACCAAGGTGTTGCGGCTTTACGTCTGGGAAGGAGGCAATTACCACTATGTGCCTCTGCGCAAGTCGGAATAA
- a CDS encoding PHP-associated domain-containing protein, translated as MPFYRTDFHHHCDCDPVDCLDYSAYELVDQLQERGINALAITPHTAVFEDPKVIEYAASKNMLLIPGAELVVEGYEVVLLNISPNDVPETCTFDHLKELRRQKGESLFIFAPHPFYPRSSCAGAVLDTHAGLFDAVEFAHFYFSFWNPNRKAVAWAGKNNKPVIANSDSHHLTMAGLHFSIVEAPRLDAVSIFRAIRSGKVTYQSKGKNLIELARFLVKVVLNQLVRKTPRRLRRFAEDHFLD; from the coding sequence ATGCCATTTTACCGCACCGACTTTCATCATCACTGCGATTGCGACCCGGTGGACTGCCTGGATTACTCCGCCTACGAACTGGTGGACCAGCTTCAGGAGCGTGGGATCAACGCGCTTGCCATTACGCCTCATACTGCGGTATTTGAAGACCCCAAGGTCATTGAATACGCCGCATCCAAAAACATGCTGTTGATTCCGGGGGCCGAACTCGTGGTGGAAGGATATGAAGTGGTGCTGCTCAACATCAGCCCGAATGACGTTCCCGAAACCTGCACCTTCGATCATCTCAAGGAATTGCGCCGCCAAAAGGGAGAGTCCCTGTTTATCTTTGCTCCCCACCCCTTTTACCCCCGCTCGAGTTGTGCGGGAGCCGTGCTGGACACCCACGCCGGCCTTTTCGATGCCGTCGAGTTCGCCCATTTTTATTTTTCATTCTGGAATCCCAACCGGAAGGCCGTGGCATGGGCAGGTAAAAATAATAAGCCTGTCATAGCCAACTCTGACAGCCACCATTTAACGATGGCAGGACTTCACTTTAGCATTGTGGAAGCGCCAAGACTCGACGCCGTTTCCATTTTTCGCGCCATCCGTTCCGGCAAGGTAACGTATCAAAGCAAGGGAAAAAATCTCATTGAGCTGGCCCGCTTTCTCGTCAAAGTGGTACTCAATCAACTCGTCCGGAAAACTCCGCGCCGGCTGCGCCGCTTCGCGGAAGATCATTTCCTTGATTAA
- a CDS encoding phosphopantothenoylcysteine decarboxylase, which yields MAHSAPILITAGPAYEPIDNVRRLTNFSTGTLGCTLATLLTSKGFDVTLALSEAATCKANTAAARVLNFTTNDSLSELLHDLGSNQSWHGVLHTAALADFRVDEVLDDRNQPLKKRKIPSSTSELKIILKPAAKIIRQLRPIFPDAKIAGWKYELEGTRQTALQKGWGQIEDCKTDACVVNGLAYGDGYAFCAGRNQSVHLNDLEALADHLSRWLGE from the coding sequence ATGGCCCATTCAGCCCCGATATTAATCACCGCAGGTCCGGCGTATGAACCCATCGACAATGTGCGGCGGCTGACCAATTTCTCAACCGGCACACTGGGCTGCACGCTCGCAACTTTGCTCACAAGCAAGGGCTTCGATGTCACCCTCGCCCTGAGCGAGGCCGCCACCTGCAAAGCCAATACCGCCGCCGCCCGGGTTTTAAATTTCACCACAAATGATTCGCTGTCCGAACTCCTGCACGACTTGGGCTCCAATCAATCCTGGCATGGAGTCCTGCACACCGCGGCGCTCGCTGATTTCAGGGTCGATGAAGTATTGGACGACCGGAATCAACCGCTGAAAAAGCGGAAAATACCCAGTTCAACCTCAGAACTGAAAATAATCCTCAAACCCGCCGCCAAAATCATCCGCCAGCTTCGCCCCATTTTTCCTGATGCCAAAATTGCCGGTTGGAAGTACGAACTCGAAGGAACCCGCCAAACGGCCCTGCAAAAAGGCTGGGGCCAGATTGAAGATTGCAAAACCGACGCCTGCGTTGTGAATGGCCTGGCTTACGGTGATGGCTATGCATTTTGCGCCGGACGCAACCAATCGGTGCACCTGAATGACTTGGAGGCCCTCGCGGATCACTTGTCGCGCTGGCTGGGGGAATAA
- a CDS encoding glycosyltransferase family 2 protein: MSARSQVQLLVVMPVFNEQASVRKTVLEWFHELENWTEDFIFLALDDGSTDATPVLLKRLKRQLGSRMQVVRHKNRGHGQTCLAGYREAAQRGIPWILQIDSDGQCDPQYFFRLWRLRESADVIYGRRKCREDGWRRKLASLILRGFLRLAAGVDCADANVPYRLMRTQCIVPCLDRIPSGFFLANVALAVLLRTAQVRQMLVPIRFRERYGGEPAVPLSKFWNKACELYGNLKSLKSGASPKNGHVRH; encoded by the coding sequence ATGAGCGCCCGATCCCAAGTGCAATTGCTTGTCGTTATGCCCGTTTTCAACGAGCAGGCCTCGGTTCGGAAAACAGTTTTGGAATGGTTCCACGAACTTGAAAATTGGACGGAAGACTTTATTTTTCTGGCGCTTGATGATGGTTCCACCGATGCCACACCTGTTCTGTTGAAACGCTTGAAACGCCAGTTGGGGTCGAGGATGCAGGTGGTACGCCACAAAAATCGCGGACATGGCCAAACCTGCCTGGCGGGATATCGCGAAGCGGCGCAGCGCGGTATCCCGTGGATTTTGCAGATCGATTCAGACGGCCAGTGCGATCCCCAGTATTTTTTCAGGCTTTGGCGATTGAGGGAATCGGCGGATGTGATCTATGGGCGCCGTAAATGCCGCGAAGACGGGTGGCGCCGAAAGCTTGCAAGCCTTATTCTGCGCGGCTTTTTGCGGCTGGCGGCGGGAGTGGATTGCGCAGACGCGAATGTGCCATACCGCCTCATGCGCACACAATGTATAGTCCCATGCCTGGATCGGATTCCTTCGGGCTTTTTTTTGGCCAATGTGGCACTGGCTGTTTTGCTCAGAACGGCGCAAGTGCGCCAGATGTTGGTTCCGATCCGGTTCCGCGAACGTTACGGAGGAGAGCCTGCGGTGCCGCTTTCGAAATTTTGGAATAAAGCGTGCGAGCTGTACGGGAATCTGAAAAGCCTCAAATCAGGCGCGAGTCCCAAAAACGGCCATGTCCGCCATTGA
- a CDS encoding lysophospholipid acyltransferase family protein, with amino-acid sequence MTHYFFYRLVTLSLRLLACTVCHTECIGFKNIKRGPYLLACNHISHFDPPIVGGFFPRKLDFMAIRELFAHPVWGFLFKLTDTFPVHREGVDTKAVRTALQRLKRGRIVCIFPEGGLRTGESSVLGGKDLPRGAATLAHMAQVPVRPCLVVGTDQFYAWQSIFRRPLTFMVLGDELSLDPALHGTVAVKELNRRIEESMRGLYAQLQQRPDFSEKLVPRTAQERWREA; translated from the coding sequence ATGACACACTATTTTTTTTACCGACTGGTTACGTTGAGTTTAAGGCTGCTGGCCTGCACGGTTTGCCATACCGAGTGCATCGGTTTTAAAAACATCAAGCGCGGGCCTTATCTGTTGGCCTGCAACCACATCAGTCACTTCGATCCGCCAATTGTCGGAGGCTTTTTTCCGCGCAAGCTGGATTTCATGGCCATTCGGGAGTTGTTCGCCCATCCCGTATGGGGTTTTTTGTTCAAGCTGACCGATACATTCCCTGTGCACCGTGAAGGTGTGGACACCAAAGCCGTTCGCACGGCTCTGCAACGTCTAAAGCGGGGGCGTATCGTGTGCATTTTCCCAGAGGGAGGATTGAGAACGGGTGAGAGCTCTGTGCTAGGTGGAAAGGATTTGCCAAGGGGCGCGGCCACACTGGCCCACATGGCGCAGGTTCCGGTCCGGCCCTGCCTGGTGGTCGGCACAGACCAATTCTATGCCTGGCAAAGTATATTCCGCAGGCCCCTCACTTTTATGGTTCTCGGCGACGAATTGTCGTTGGATCCCGCGTTGCACGGTACCGTGGCGGTGAAGGAGTTGAACCGGAGGATTGAAGAGTCGATGCGCGGACTTTACGCACAGTTGCAACAGCGACCGGACTTTTCCGAAAAACTGGTTCCGCGCACGGCCCAGGAAAGATGGAGGGAGGCGTGA
- a CDS encoding lipase maturation factor family protein has translation MNPPLIVLQNPPAKPLLIYDGNCTFCQKWILRLLRLTGNRIECRPSQECAENFSEIPPEAFQESVQYIDKNGAVYSGALAFFQAMATHPLARLPLFIYQNLPGFGILSEDCYQWVARNRSRLSSFDSALTGLCGKIPHYETSTRLFLRLLAAVYLIAFASLGMQIIGLIGSNGIAPARELLPAVVAQYDILSFFKLPTLFWLCNDDWILQGACVAGAVLSVIALFGFAQPVCFFLLWFLYLSLCSVGNVFLGFQWDNLLLEAGFLGILIAPWCWHHFKKGGFEAPVLGRWLLLWLLFRLMFSSGMVKWLSGDAAWHHLTALQYHYETQPLPTFIGYFAHQLPAGFQHFSVLAMFGIELLLPFLIFGPRRLQLCAASGFIFLQLLITLTGNYCFFGLLSVGLCLFLIDDVTWFRIAHFLRLPALFKPHSQISPPSVPACPLFISLPLAALIFFLSLAQLSGLFFNSFFWPAPVAWLAENAAGFRTVNSYGLFAVMTTVRREITVEGSADGNTWFEYEFKWKPGATTKRPDFVAPYQPRLDWQMWFAALGSYKQNPWFLRFCEQLLRGSPDVLRLLKTNPFHEHPPKYIRAVMYEYHFTKTDVLSRSGEWWTATYLGPYCPTLYLNRQEP, from the coding sequence TTGAACCCTCCTCTCATCGTGCTCCAGAACCCGCCGGCAAAGCCGTTGTTGATCTATGACGGCAACTGCACGTTTTGCCAAAAATGGATTCTGCGCCTGTTGCGTCTCACCGGCAACCGCATTGAATGCCGCCCCTCGCAGGAATGCGCGGAAAATTTTAGCGAAATCCCGCCGGAGGCATTCCAGGAATCCGTCCAATACATCGACAAAAACGGAGCGGTCTATTCCGGAGCACTCGCCTTTTTCCAGGCCATGGCCACACATCCTCTCGCGCGGCTGCCCCTGTTTATTTACCAAAACCTGCCTGGCTTTGGAATCCTGAGCGAAGATTGCTACCAATGGGTCGCCCGAAACCGCTCCCGGCTCTCGTCTTTCGATTCGGCGCTGACGGGACTCTGCGGAAAAATCCCGCACTATGAAACCTCCACACGCCTGTTCCTGCGCCTGCTGGCGGCCGTTTATCTCATCGCATTCGCCTCGCTCGGCATGCAAATCATCGGACTGATCGGCAGCAACGGCATTGCTCCCGCCAGGGAATTGCTCCCCGCCGTCGTTGCACAATACGATATCCTGTCATTTTTTAAATTGCCGACCTTGTTCTGGCTCTGTAACGACGACTGGATTTTGCAAGGCGCGTGCGTTGCCGGTGCGGTTCTTTCCGTTATCGCTCTGTTTGGATTTGCGCAGCCCGTCTGCTTTTTTCTGCTTTGGTTTCTTTACCTCTCCCTGTGCTCGGTCGGGAATGTTTTTCTCGGCTTTCAATGGGACAACCTCCTGCTGGAGGCGGGATTTCTTGGAATTTTGATTGCACCCTGGTGCTGGCATCATTTCAAAAAAGGCGGTTTCGAGGCGCCCGTCCTCGGACGATGGCTGCTTCTCTGGCTGCTCTTCCGACTGATGTTTTCATCCGGCATGGTCAAATGGCTGAGTGGAGACGCGGCCTGGCATCACCTGACCGCCTTGCAATACCATTACGAAACCCAGCCCTTGCCCACTTTCATCGGCTATTTCGCCCATCAATTGCCTGCGGGATTCCAGCATTTTTCCGTTCTGGCCATGTTCGGGATCGAACTGCTTCTTCCTTTTTTAATCTTCGGCCCCCGCCGACTGCAACTTTGCGCGGCATCCGGTTTTATTTTCCTGCAACTGCTGATTACCCTGACTGGTAACTATTGCTTCTTTGGTCTGTTGAGCGTCGGCCTCTGTTTGTTTTTGATCGATGACGTAACCTGGTTTCGAATCGCTCATTTTCTGAGGCTTCCGGCTCTATTCAAGCCGCACAGTCAAATCTCGCCGCCCTCTGTTCCGGCCTGCCCTCTTTTCATTTCCCTGCCTTTGGCTGCTTTGATTTTTTTCCTGAGCCTGGCCCAGCTTTCCGGGCTCTTCTTCAACAGTTTTTTCTGGCCCGCTCCTGTCGCATGGCTTGCCGAAAACGCGGCAGGCTTCAGGACCGTCAACAGCTACGGCCTTTTTGCGGTCATGACCACGGTGCGGCGGGAAATCACGGTGGAAGGCAGCGCCGATGGAAACACCTGGTTCGAATACGAATTCAAATGGAAGCCCGGGGCCACGACAAAGCGTCCCGATTTTGTCGCGCCTTACCAACCCAGGCTCGACTGGCAAATGTGGTTCGCCGCGCTCGGCAGCTACAAGCAAAATCCGTGGTTCCTGCGTTTTTGCGAACAACTGCTGCGCGGCTCGCCGGATGTACTGCGCCTGCTCAAGACCAACCCCTTCCATGAGCATCCACCCAAATATATCCGGGCCGTGATGTACGAGTATCACTTTACAAAGACCGACGTTTTGTCGCGCAGCGGCGAATGGTGGACGGCGACCTACCTGGGTCCTTATTGCCCGACCTTGTACCTGAATCGTCAGGAACCGTAA
- a CDS encoding ApaG domain yields MPTKHQEIPGLWVNVDRVEYASDLHTPAHRPHRFAYYITIHNDSLRVVTITGRKWVVTNAQGHRLIVEGDGVVGQFPRLTPGDRFHYNSYHLLDTDSVAEGAYTGKDEEGLLIMVRIPSFRMQIPPA; encoded by the coding sequence ATGCCAACCAAACATCAGGAAATACCCGGCCTATGGGTCAATGTGGATCGCGTTGAATACGCCAGTGATCTTCATACCCCCGCCCATCGTCCCCACCGCTTTGCCTATTACATCACCATCCACAACGACAGCCTGCGCGTGGTGACAATCACCGGGCGAAAATGGGTCGTGACCAACGCACAGGGACACCGCCTCATCGTGGAAGGCGACGGCGTCGTCGGACAATTTCCCAGGTTGACCCCCGGTGATCGCTTCCATTACAACAGCTACCATCTGCTGGACACCGACAGCGTCGCCGAAGGCGCCTACACAGGCAAGGATGAGGAAGGGCTGTTGATTATGGTCCGCATCCCATCTTTCAGAATGCAGATCCCGCCCGCGTAG
- a CDS encoding Flp family type IVb pilin, translated as MKCKIELSILHEFDSHATRGLASTSLPFPFHMEKFAPKYKNYAVLMAAGLKRKQGQTLVEYGLILALVSIAVIVVLALLGNQLLNIFNTITNTLGTNGS; from the coding sequence TTGAAATGCAAAATCGAATTGAGCATATTGCATGAGTTCGACTCCCATGCAACCCGTGGATTGGCAAGCACTTCTCTCCCTTTCCCATTCCACATGGAAAAATTTGCTCCTAAATACAAAAACTATGCAGTTCTTATGGCAGCCGGTTTGAAAAGAAAACAAGGCCAGACTCTGGTGGAGTACGGTTTGATTTTGGCCTTGGTTTCCATCGCGGTTATCGTTGTTCTGGCACTGTTGGGCAACCAACTGCTCAACATCTTCAATACGATCACAAACACGCTGGGCACGAACGGTTCATAA
- a CDS encoding 2-phosphosulfolactate phosphatase has product MLHLPQVYYAPPDYESVPAGEWRGRTVVVIDVLRATSTLVTALAEGVKEVRCFREISEARAYANGKPAVALAGEREGVAPEGFNFGNSPREFLGAGNRYETVVLTTTNGTRALEAVKPAACVVLCSFLNFSVVVDFLRKNAHGLERNFAIVCSGTGELFALEDGLLAGALLSELGLPHPAAKLYESCVGRLREAFYASKNGKNLRKLGLEADIDWCLQRDKYRILPTLQEDGGISN; this is encoded by the coding sequence ATGTTGCACTTGCCCCAGGTTTATTATGCGCCGCCGGATTATGAGTCGGTCCCGGCGGGAGAATGGCGCGGGAGAACCGTGGTGGTGATCGATGTGCTTCGGGCGACCTCGACCCTGGTGACGGCCCTGGCTGAAGGCGTGAAGGAGGTCCGTTGCTTCAGGGAAATTTCCGAAGCCCGCGCGTATGCAAACGGGAAGCCCGCCGTGGCCCTCGCGGGTGAAAGAGAGGGCGTCGCTCCGGAAGGTTTTAACTTCGGGAATTCTCCGCGCGAGTTTTTGGGCGCCGGGAATCGCTATGAAACCGTGGTGCTGACGACAACCAATGGGACGCGCGCGCTGGAAGCCGTGAAGCCCGCCGCTTGTGTGGTTCTTTGCAGCTTTTTGAATTTCAGCGTGGTGGTTGATTTTCTGCGCAAAAATGCGCACGGGCTAGAAAGGAATTTTGCAATCGTGTGCAGCGGCACAGGCGAACTGTTTGCGCTGGAGGATGGGTTGCTGGCCGGCGCGCTGTTGTCTGAATTGGGCCTGCCGCATCCCGCCGCCAAACTTTATGAAAGTTGCGTCGGGCGCCTGAGGGAGGCATTTTACGCCTCTAAAAACGGAAAAAATTTAAGAAAGCTGGGTCTGGAGGCCGACATCGACTGGTGCCTGCAGCGGGACAAATACAGAATCCTGCCGACGCTGCAGGAAGATGGGGGGATTTCCAATTAA